AGTCCACTCCGTCTCAAACGTCTGCTGACCTCCCCGTTTGCGCGCCGACGCAATCGGAACAAAGTACGAACTCGCCCGGCGACCATCGACGACATCCGACGTGATGCCCTCCTCATCGAACCTGAAATGCCGGCCGGGCTGACGGAACGGCGAGTTTATGACCGGGTTCTCGATGACGGCGTCACGTGGCATTGCCGGGCCTTCTCATCGGAGTAGCCCTCGCGCCGAGACGGACGGAGAGTCTGTGGGCTTGGCTCGCTTGGCACGTGAAGTCGTCATTCGTGAGACCTACTGTAGTTTCGCGCCCTCCGACGGCCTGTGACCCAGGCCGCGCAGACCCGAGGGAATGGGACAGGACACATCAGTGGACGGTCAGATCCAGACCGCGCCCGGTGGTGCGCTCCGTCTCTCGGCCCTGCGTTCGGCGTTCTTCCATGAGCCTACGAACATGGCGCTCGAGCCGGTCGAACCGATCTTCGTCACCTGGATCGGGTATCTGCCGAGACCGGTGGGGATCCAGCTCTTTCTTCCGAGCGACCGCGGGCTGGTCGATCCAGTCGCGGGTGATCGCTTGGGTGAGCACGTCGAGGGCCGTCTGGTTGCCGTCTGTGACGACGTAGGCGTGGTTGGCTTCTCGGCCTCGGGTCATGGGCGTGTAGACACCACGGCTGTCGGTCGGGGTGTCGACCAGGAGGAGGCTGGTGTCGACGGTGCGGCCTTGGGTGGCGTGACTGGTCTGCGCGTAGCCGAGCTGGACGTCCTCGGCCACGTACTCGGCGGGGACCCGGATGGTGCCGGTGCGCCCGTCAAGGGTGACGCTGTCATCGGGGTGGATGGTGGTGACCGTCCAGTGGTCCCGGTTCTTGACCATCAACCCCCGGTCGGTGCAGAGCCTCCGGTCGTTGCGACGGGTAACCACCTCATCCCCCACCAGCATCGAACCCTCGCCGATTCGCAAGGAGGGTGCGTCGACGTCGAGTTCACCGATCCCGATGCGAGTGTGTTGGGCGAGCCGGTTGAGCCGATCCACGGTGTCGGCACTGTTGGCCATCAACGCCACCGTCTCGCCCCGGCTGCGGGCCTGCTCCCAGGCGGTGACGACCTCGGCTTCCATCCCTTCGCGGGTGCCGCCGTGGAGGCGCCCCCGCTGCTCGTACTCGGCGAGCACGCCCGGGTCCCCGGCACGGAGCCGCAAGCTGGCCTGGCGCTCCCAATGGTGGCGGAAGCGGTGAACCTGGTCGAGTTCCACTGCCCCCAGGCTGTCGACAAGGTGGCCGAACATGCCGCCCCGACCCACCGCGGAGAACTGGCGGGCGTCGCCGACCAGCACGACCCGCCAGCCGTGCCGGTCGGCAAGTCGGGCCAGTTCGGCCAGCTTGGGGGTGGCGGCGGTGGCGGCTTCGTCGACGATCACCGTGCTTCCGGCCGGGAGGTCGTAGCCGGGTTGGGGTGGCCGGGTCGAATCACGATGCTCAATGAGCAGCTTGTCCAGGGTGTCGGATGGCATCGCGGTCTCGGTGGCGAGGACTTCGGCTGCCGCTGCGGTCGGCGCCACACCGAACGCCAGACGGCCCTGGGCGGCGAGATTGAGCACCGCGGCGGCGAGCATGGTGGTCTTCCCGGAACCGGCAGGGCCGACGATCAGCTCCAGCCCTCCACGGTCCGTGACGGCGACCACCGCCTCCGCCTGCGCTGGGGTGAGCTCCTCGCCGTAGCCGGTGGTCAGCGCACGGGTATGGACTGGTTTGTCCGCCCGGCGACTGTCGGCCCACGCGATCAGGGTTTGTTCTTCGTCGAGGATGGTCTGGGTGGTGAACGCTCGATCTACAGCCGCTTCGCTGATCGGCCTGCCATCACGCCGAAGTGGAACACCGGCGGGAACGGGTCGGGAGATGTCCACACAGCGGTTGGCGGCTGCATGGTCGGCGAGTCGCTGGAGGAACCCGGTCAACTGTACCGAGTCGACGGTGACAGACGTCGGCACGGCTGCGGCCAATTCTCGGACCAGCTCGGCGGGCCGCCACGAAGACTGGCGCTCAGCCAGCGAGCCCAACGCGTTTTCGGCCAGCAGGACGGCCGTTTCGGAGTCGATGCCCTCGAGACCACGCTGGCGGCCGACCACACCCTCGACGAGCCCGGCCGGTTCGTGACCCAGCGCCCGGACCCGCTCCTGCCATTCTCGGCGCAGCTCGGCCGGGGTGGGGCTGTGAGGTTTGGCGGGTCGGCTGTCCACGGCCGCCTCCCGTTCCAGTTTCCATCGCTCGCGGGCGGTGGGGTCTCGCTCTAGATCCGTGCGAAACCGGTCGAGCTTCTCATCCAAGCGGCGTTGCATGTCGTTGGTGCGTTGGGAGAACTCTGCCAACACGTCGGTGTCGAAGTCGGCCATCTCGGCGATACCATGGTCGGGTGGTTGCCAGCGGACGCCGAGGCGACAAGTCATCTCGGCTCGCAGGTTGGCGTGATACAGGGCCGAAAGGGTGCGCTGGTCGAGTTTGATGGTGCGGGCGTCCAGGGCCAGCCAGCGGCCGTCGGCTGC
The Acidimicrobiia bacterium DNA segment above includes these coding regions:
- the mobF gene encoding MobF family relaxase, giving the protein MTVRVTTLKGAGAGRYYTEHLPSYYLNGDEPPGRWWGQGADRLGLGGVVDSDAFLEVMAGHDPTTGQDLGRRFGDGSVRGYDATFSAPKSVSVLFALGDEEVRRQVVDAHECAVQAVLGWVESHAHTRMRVHGQIMCVDAEGIVVGVFRQHTSRKLDPQLHSHAVIANRVPAADGRWLALDARTIKLDQRTLSALYHANLRAEMTCRLGVRWQPPDHGIAEMADFDTDVLAEFSQRTNDMQRRLDEKLDRFRTDLERDPTARERWKLEREAAVDSRPAKPHSPTPAELRREWQERVRALGHEPAGLVEGVVGRQRGLEGIDSETAVLLAENALGSLAERQSSWRPAELVRELAAAVPTSVTVDSVQLTGFLQRLADHAAANRCVDISRPVPAGVPLRRDGRPISEAAVDRAFTTQTILDEEQTLIAWADSRRADKPVHTRALTTGYGEELTPAQAEAVVAVTDRGGLELIVGPAGSGKTTMLAAAVLNLAAQGRLAFGVAPTAAAAEVLATETAMPSDTLDKLLIEHRDSTRPPQPGYDLPAGSTVIVDEAATAATPKLAELARLADRHGWRVVLVGDARQFSAVGRGGMFGHLVDSLGAVELDQVHRFRHHWERQASLRLRAGDPGVLAEYEQRGRLHGGTREGMEAEVVTAWEQARSRGETVALMANSADTVDRLNRLAQHTRIGIGELDVDAPSLRIGEGSMLVGDEVVTRRNDRRLCTDRGLMVKNRDHWTVTTIHPDDSVTLDGRTGTIRVPAEYVAEDVQLGYAQTSHATQGRTVDTSLLLVDTPTDSRGVYTPMTRGREANHAYVVTDGNQTALDVLTQAITRDWIDQPAVARKKELDPHRSRQIPDPGDEDRFDRLERHVRRLMEERRTQGRETERTTGRGLDLTVH